A window of the Callospermophilus lateralis isolate mCalLat2 chromosome 7, mCalLat2.hap1, whole genome shotgun sequence genome harbors these coding sequences:
- the LOC143404047 gene encoding putative vomeronasal receptor-like protein 4 — MILDIVKVADWKHGNEKLLLSNAPVFLPRILMKMDQHFSYVVIRNAFYPQAGIGISANTFLLCLHTAAVFVGIKPRLTDLPVTHLALTHILMLLTMGLLVSADIWETQDIPGDFKCKVLAFLNRVMRGLSICTTCVLSVLQAITISPSGSWLAHFKLKSTNPIVGLFVFLWVLTMSLSSNLLLCTVATPNKTQPGLLFLTERCSFLLMSYRSRTFFLAFMAFRDLLFLGLMVLSSAYMILFLHRYKQRSKYLHSPHFSPRSSPEQRATNTILLLISCFEILYCVDCIISLFTGAVCTSDPILLGLQMLLANGYGTISPLVLISGDTQIIKSLKTKWRNKGQFLSKLI; from the coding sequence ATGATTCTAGACATTGTAAAGGTGGCAGACTGGAAGCATGGCAATGAAAAGCTGTTGCTGTCAAATGCTCCTGTTTTTCTTCCCAGGATCCTGATGAAGATGGACCAACATTTCAGTTATGTTGTCATAAGAAATGCCTTCTATCCTCAGGCTGGCATTGGGATCTCAGCAAACACCTTTCTGCTTTGTCTCCACACTGCTGCTGTCTTTGTGGGCATTAAGCCCAGGCTCACCGACCTCCCTGTCACCCACCTGGCTCTAACACACATCCTCATGCTCCTCACCATGGGCCTTTTGGTATCTGCAGACATTTGGGAAACACAGGACATTCCAGGTGACTTCAAATGCAAAGTGCTTGCCTTCCTAAACAGGGTCATGAGGGGACTCTCCATCTGCACCACCTGTGTCCTGAGTGTGCTTCAGGCCATCACCATCAGCCCCAGTGGCTCCTGGTTGGCCCACTTCAAACTGAAATCCACAAATCCCATTGTGGGGCTATTTGTCTTCTTATGGGTCCTCACCATGTCCCTCTCCAGCAACCTGCTCCTCTGCACTGTGGCCACTCCCAATAAGACCCAACCTGGCCTTCTGTTTCTCACTGAGCGCTGTTCCTTTCTGCTCATGAGCTACAGGAGCAGGACCTTCTTTCTTGCTTTCATGGCATTCAGAGATCTCCTATTTCTGGGCCTTATGGTTCTTTCCAGTGCATATATGATACTTTTCTTGCATAGATATAAACAAAGATCCAAGTATCTCCATAGCCCTCATTTTTCTCCAAGAAGTTCCCCAGAACAAAGGGCCACTAACACCATCCTGTTGCTCATCAGCTGCTTTGAGATCCTGTACTGTGTGGACTGCATCATTTCCCTCTTCACAGGTGCAGTGTGTACCAGTGACCCCATCCTGCTTGGTCTCCAAATGCTCTTAGCCAATGGTTATGGCACAATCAGTCCTTTGGTGCTGATCAGTGGTGACACTCAAATAATTAAAAGTCTAAAAACTAAATGGAGAAACAAAGGTCAGTTTCTGTCTAAACTAATCTAA